From Carassius auratus strain Wakin chromosome 9, ASM336829v1, whole genome shotgun sequence:
ggtcagaggcgggttgggagagttcggtctcgggcagggcagtctcggacgccgaagactcagaagttgactcccatgaaaaccgtctccctcgtttcatggggagactgctggctgtggagggcacctcaggactctgggaggggcttgcctgatcccccagggttgccacggccaggacacgaccctcagggatcgttggcagctgggtaggtgggggggacctctgtggctcctcctctcgaccacttgctccggagcgacctcccctggtcccccggaacaccactaggcgagagccctcataaccatcccgcttgctggctgatgaTAACCAgaattgcctcctgtctgctgagttccttggtggtcggttcattctgtcgcggttttggcaaggaggaactcaggtgcagacaggatttataacacaaacaggtttatttacaaaaggggaaaataaaaacccacgagggggaaaacgaggactagggcagatacaaaaataactaaacaggactgataagGCAAGATAAAccaagactcaaaactagagaacactgactacaaataaacactcacggtatacaggacacagtatcttaaaggggttaccagggtattatcacgaatcacaatcacaatcacaatccttagggaacaaatctcaatgaaccgacgcaagacagagcacactaggaaagctaaataggggaacaattaagacacgacaggtggcacagatagcaatcacgacacgactaggttaacaaggggggcggggcaagggaacgagacaacacaagcacatggcccaaagacaaggccatgtgcttgaacacaaaacacgggtctgtcatgatcctgcctcaagactaggaaaaatcaaggacacgagggcagaatcatgacacataTTGCTAACATATTGACCTACATTTGCTCTTAccctgatttatatatattttttaaattacaagttGTTGTCACTAAACGGTGAATTTAATGACAAGCCGTAAAATTTGGTCCATGCTTTAAAACAGTAATTAGTCCCATACtagcaaaatgtataaaaatttttCCTCTTCAAGGAAGTGAGACGCAATACACAGAGCTCAAGACTTATTTCACCAGTGCTGGTCTCGCATTTAAGCTTGAGTGCAGTGAAACACCGAATGTGAGCTGGAGCCGTTTCCCTAATCAGAGGCTGGAAGGCATCAGTGGAATAAACATTCAGGGAGGCGCGCTATGGTTTCTACCTGCTGACCTCTCCCACAGCGGATCCTACTCCTGTCTCACCAGGTATGATGCAATTCACAAAGTTGTTTAGTTTTGTCCCAATAAGGTCCACTTAGAATGTTGAAAATGCTCACTCGGTCGTTCAAAAtggaatgtaattattttaacacTCTCTTTGCATTAATGTCCTCCTCTTGTTTCTATATTGACATTGATGAATGAACACTGAATAGTCGGCATTGATGTTTTAAGCTGTTGTATGAAGGTAAAATGATGTCATAAAGatttgcaaatttaatttatgcttacATTCTTATGTACACTTCAGCCTTTAAATATTACCCTGCACATGCAAATCTTCATGATACCTTCATAGTGCTGTATGTAGGATAGACACTGAGTGGTTGAAATAGGTATTGCAGTCAAAATTTAAAATaccagagagtttttttttttcacccggcccctcctcctcagacttgatgctcacacaggttgccagattgatgacacaAACAGGAACGAGTGCACTTGatgataaatgaaattaaatatactgTGTTTTCCGCCatgcatgcaactagcatgtttcttaaatatctgcaaacgtATGGTATttgtatgctttagtagagtcaaaatcctacatacagcacctttaagttcaGATGGTTAAACCATCAATCAATCAGAATAAGCCGTTTAAGCAGTTTTGTTTTCACTAGGATGGAAGTTCTGAAACAGTTCAGTATTGTACCATGAAAAAAGTatgtttaatgcattcattttgcaATTAAGTTATAATACATTGCATGATCTCATTGCTATTTATTATCACAGTTATAATAATACTTATCTGTTCATTATTGCACTTTcagaaaatataatgcattaaaacatgtaacaagaacatattttaatgaattacatctttggttacaattatttataaaaaatatttaatgcattacaaCATACATGAATGCGTTATATATAAATGCTTCAAACTAAATATTATGAAAAGCACCTTTGCATTGTATGTTTTATGTTCAGTATACCCTCATTGCCATTCTTTCATCCCACCTGTTGTTCTATATGGCAGATATGGCAATGAAACCTGGACAACAATATTTTATGTCTCCGTTGAAAATAAAACATGCCCCAAGTTGAACAGAAAAGATGAAATAACGAGAATAAAGGAAATCCCTTGTTTGCTTCCTCACATCTTTGAGATAGACCCTCAAGCTCAAGTGACCTGGAGAAATGTAAGACACAATCATAAACGGATCTGAACTCAATCACTACTGCATAGGACCAACATGTTTATGCAAAacaatgaaaattagctgaaaatgccctcatcctcaggccatccaagatgtagatgagcttgtttcttcatcagatttggaaaaatttagcattgtatcagtgtctcatcaatggatgctctgcagtgaatgggtgccgtcagaataagagtcagaacagctgataaaaccatcacaataattcacaccactccagtccatcagttaacatctggagaagccaAAAGTtgaatgtttttaagaaacaaatccatgatCCATCATTAAGACGTCTTTAACTTCAAATCATTGTTTCTGTTTAAAACATGAGTCCTCTAACCACAATAATGCTTCCTTCAAATGAAaaagtcatctggtctgaatcaggagagaaatctgcacagatcaagcactgtttacaagcctaaacagctctaaacaaatgtggctggattttgatgtgagagacaacaggatatgactttgttttactggaggaagcgttattatggattatggacttatactttagctggaagcaacagtttaaggttaaaaacataatgatggatttatttctttagTCTTCACAAGACATAACTGATGGGCTGGAGTGGATTATTtggggattattgtgatgtttttatcagctgtttagactcattttcaaaaaacatctaaagactcatctttttcgccagcacttaaccaactaatactagcacttacctcttcttttcttgtttttcatattcttatttaaaaaaaaaaaaaacttggagcACTTTCACTTTCCCATTTAAACATAAGCACTGCTAAATCCATGCATGTCTGTACATGTAGAGTACATTGTAATTGTTTTGACTGCTAAAtggtttgtttttctctctctttagaACTGCCACCCACTCAATGTGACAAACAGCAAGGTTTTACCGATAAACAGATCCAAACACATGTTTGGACTCTATTCATGCTTTGTGAGCTTTACTTTTGGAGGGCAGCATTACTCTGCTGCCCAGACTACAGAAATCTACAGCCGCTCTAAGGATTATGGTAAATTACTATTTGAAATCTAAAATGATTCTAGAGGCTCTATTTCAAATCCTATAGTGAGTTGCATGCCTATTAGCTTAGTCTACTATTATAATACACTCTTGAGGGAACATAAAGTATGTTCAGTAACGAAAGGTTCAAGATAAAAGGTATCTTTCTGTCTTATTTAGCCATaatggttcacacacacacacacacacacattttatttcagttagttgctttTCTTCTTtacattcagtttaacttgatgttttaaaataagtaaaacttaatatatataaactgtatagacataaaaaagacaaaatcagaccacaattttattaaaactttaactgaatttaaaattaaaatataaatatataaactacttCAAtgctaataaaaactataaaagtatctCAGTTAAACCAAAATACCCTGCTTAGAATCCAATGAGAAAAACATCTAGTCAACTACATttgatgacaaaataataataaatgctttattaatatttacttcgGACCAAGAGATGGAAGTATAGAGCTGAAGTGAAAATGTTCAGACTGAGAGAGTTTCTGTATGATGCAATAAATGTGTTTCGTTAACAGTGGTGACAAAGCCTGAAATCATCTAcccaaaagaagaaacaaaaaaagtaacactTGGTGAGTGATGATGATATTGTAACTTGTGTCATTTAAACCCTTCTAATGATGTTTGTGTGCATTCAGTTCTTAATTCATTTATATgtgttttaaaagaatagttcacccaaagatggaAACAGTTTGctccccctcaggccatccaagatcaggatgaggttgtttcttcatcaaatttggagaaatgtagcactgcatcagtgtcgcatcaatggatgctctgcagtgaatgggtgccgtcagaatgagagtctgataaaaacatcacaataatccacagcactccagtccatcagttaatctcttgaaaagacaaaaactgtgtttgtaaaaatgtttttaactttaaactgttgcttcagTCCAAGATACGAATCCATAATCTATATtaatgcttccttcagtgaaaaagtcttcTGGTCTGAAACAGGAGTGAAATCTGCAcaattctggcatcatttacaagccgaaatagttatatataaatgtgtgtgtgtctggattgTGATGAGAGAGAAACCAGGAtttggactttttcactgaaggaagcattattatggattatgggattataaaatgtatcactgaattgaattgaatttcagTTCTGATCAAGCCTGATGTAAATGAGCATGTGCAGTATGTGTGTGAAGAGCACAGTAACGTTCATGTCATCAGCGGTGGATTTAATTATTTGGGGGCTCCAGGCAAAATACAGGAATCGGGCTCTCAGTTGCTCACAGTTACCTAGATCAGCCTTGAGGCTCCTTTTTTGTTGTGATGCTTGCTGCTGCACAATGGTGcacaagactttttttttgtcatgtacaTGTTATAATGGCTTTCTTTCATGCTGTCAACCACAAAAAAAGCAATCGACCAGTTTTCCTCAAAAAGCAGTTTTCACAAAATCAAAAgagattataaaatgttaaacatcACAATTGAGACACAGTAGAGATAAGTTGGAcgtataaattatgaaattaatttaaagcatGGGGTTATGTTGGTGGATTTTCACATTGTTGACATGGAAAGTCAGAAATAGTGTTTCAAAGCAACGCCGTTCATAAATGCTTTTTCATccgataaaataaaaatgtcaacaacttttctgaagacagctggttccctttattcattcattcatgtaaaAATGTTGTGAATTAGTGAGAATGAGAAAAATATAGCCTATGTTGAGGAGGAAAGTCCACTGAAGAGTTACCAGCGTACGCCTGTGTGCCAAAGGCTGCCTAATTCTCaacttattttagttattttaacgccaaattttacatttacacaccTAAAAATTATATCAACCAAACAAGAAACTGCGTATGCATACTCTAATTGGGTCCTTGATAAGTAAGtggcatttaaaacaataaacatatgATACACACTGTCATACAATATTTTAATACAGATTAGGATACATGATGTTTTCATTTCCTATAAGCAGGGTAAACGAGAAGTGTGTTCAACTTAGACACACAGACAGCTGTCGTGgtgataaacactgtaaaaagcaACCGTTTATGTGTCAGTGCTTAATGCACATCTcgtatatgaaaaatattttagggGGCTCTTGGTATTTGTGGGCCCACAGCAATTGCCTACCTTTGCCTAATGGGTAAGTCCACCTCTGTGTGTTATTACAGGTGAAAGTTACACTCTGAACTGCGAAGTTCTTATTGGGAAGAACGACAGTGGAGAAACTGTTATCCGCTGGGATACTGACTTAAAAAATCTCGAACTGGACTACAACATAAGTATGTAAGTACATTTGCCATAGACTCCTTatgcatacatactgtacatctaTCCATATTAGCGGTTTCAATAATTAATCGAATAGTCTACCATGACGCTTTAAGCTTGATGTCGATTAGTCGCTATAGAggtcctatagagggcgcaacaggataAGAAATCTTTGAAGGACTTACACATTTACGCTCCGTTTccatcatttaaaatgacaaataaatggaTACTCTGAAAGCACTCCACAAGACGTGTGATGATATTACTGGATGCTCAAAATTGAATAGGAGAATGCATGTTTTAATCTGTGTATTGTGCAGGTAAGTTAATCGCTTTTCTAATCTAATGCGCTGCTGCACTGTAATGCACTCACATAGGCTACAGACAGTAGTGTGTGTACATCACACGCACAGAATCATGCGCAGAAATGTGAAGTCAAcactgttctgtgatttctcaataaatagcttagaaactgaaaagttTAAGCATCTGTTTCTTAATAACTAAATCCCATAGCTTCACTACTAGTAGAGAGATACTGCCAGGTAAAATTAATTCACACACGCAATTGCTCTCACTAATGCAATCATAAGAATTAAATCTTTACTGTActactttatctgtatctgatttagaacgagcagaaatctgtgagaaatataacAACCAAAAATATAACAAAGACAAAAGATATGATAAAAATTagctgttataggagcaatagccATGTGGATAGCGCTGTGTCATATGCCATAGCTatgcttttatatgaaaataagtgCTTTTCTAATTGTATAATCTTAAAAGGACCAACGTACCTTGGACTTAATTTCTTGCACGGGAGTTTCAGGCGTAGGTCACGAGTGGAAAGCCACACCATTTGACCTGGCTGATACTCAGGATGTGGACGTCTGTGTCGATCAGCTTGGATCTTTTGAGATCGAATAGCCCGCTGGAGACGGACATGAGCATTGTCCCAGACCTGTTCACTTCTTCTAATCCAATCAGCAGGCACTTCAGATGGCTCCCCAGACCAGGGAAACAGAGGAGGCTGATATCCAAGAACACATTGGAAGGGGGTAAGCCCAGTTGAAGAGTGAGTGAGGGAATTTTGGGCATACTCTGCCCATGGGAGGAATATGCTCCATTTCTCCTGTTCATGGCTACAGTATGATCTCAAGTATCTACCAATCTCCTGATTAAGACGCTCTACTTGACCATTAGCTTGAGGATGATAGCCAGATGTGAGACTGACgttgatgtttaaatgtttgcaaaaagcTCTCCAAACACGGGATGTGAACTGTGGCCCACGATCAGTCACAATATCATCTGGTAGTCCGTAAATCCTAAATACTTGATTGAACAAAACTTGGGCAGTTTCCATGGCAGTGGGTATTCCTTTCAATGGAATGAGACGACAAGATTTAGAGAAGCGGTCAATGGAGACCATAATGGTGGTGAATCCTTGAGAGTTAGGCAGATCAGTGACAAAGTCAATAGACAGGTGTGACCAGGGCCGTTGGGGAATTGGTAGCGGTTCTAGAAGTCCTGCAGGCAATTGTCGAGGTGTTCGTGACTGAGCACAGATCTAACAAGCAAGTACATAGTTACTGACATCTGCAGATAATGTGTGCCATCAAAAAGAATTTCTGACCAAAGCCGTGGTGCGATTAATTCCAGGGTGTCCAGAAGCAGGGGATGTGTGAACCCATCGAATGGTTCTGTTACGCAGACTGGTTGGAACATAGATTTTCCCAGCTGGGCACTCTGGAGGGGATGGCTCTTCGTGTTGGGCATGTTGAATCTCTTCCATAATGTCCCACTGGATGGGTGCGATAATGATGGATGGTGGTAAGATGGTTTCTGGTCTCATCTGTGAATTGGCAGAGTCATAGATACGTGACAATGCATCTGCTTTACTATTT
This genomic window contains:
- the LOC113109285 gene encoding interleukin-1 receptor type 2-like — its product is MDPKFQSVKFGPCFKTVISPILAKCIKIFPLQGSETQYTELKTYFTSAGLAFKLECSETPNVSWSRFPNQRLEGISGINIQGGALWFLPADLSHSGSYSCLTRYGNETWTTIFYVSVENKTCPKLNRKDEITRIKEIPCLLPHIFEIDPQAQVTWRNNCHPLNVTNSKVLPINRSKHMFGLYSCFVSFTFGGQHYSAAQTTEIYSRSKDYVVTKPEIIYPKEETKKVTLGESYTLNCEVLIGKNDSGETVIRWDTDLKNLELDYNISIVKKGEWDYMLYTLYIPEVTEEHLYTNFTCVVKHPRGSDSGNVLLIPVSQNEGYYCIGVGLV